Within the Mugil cephalus isolate CIBA_MC_2020 chromosome 1, CIBA_Mcephalus_1.1, whole genome shotgun sequence genome, the region GTTATTTTTAAGAGtgattttattaatataatgtACAGCTACACAGCAactaaatgcagtttagcatctaaccaaaTAAGAAATTAGcacatgtagcataaatagtgtcATTAAGTTAATGCCCTTCCTCAGTCTTACactttttgacactttttttttaaactggagGATGTTTGGATACAGTGAAATTAACCCTGAGAACAAAGATACGTATTttgacgctttttttttcttctcgtcAGAACGTAGTgattgtgtttctctctttgtcctctCAGTCCCACAGGTTCCCACGTGGAGTGGTGTAAACAGCTGATCGCGGCCACCATCTCCAGTCAGATCTCAGGATCCGTCCACCAGCCGGACATCCTGAGCAGGGACAACAAGGTAGGGGACGGGCCCAGCACGTCCAGCCTCCTCCCTAACGCTGCAATGACAAATTCACACGTGTGTGCACGTATGTTGCGCTGTGTGCGCGCACAGAACTTTGTGGATATGAATCACAatagctggagctgctgctgcacagtaTGGTCATATGGTGCTTCTTGGCTTCGGCGTCCTTCTCTCTGCAGCCAGAGCTCCTAACCAACAGGTCTTGAATATTGACTTAGAAAAACGAAAAGGAGGGAAGGGTGTGGTTCAGGTTTCTTCAGATTGGTTTGGCACATTTTTAGGTCTCGATAAAGAGGACGTGTCCGGGAAAAAgaggacatctggtcaccctatgGAAATATATGACAATATACGGTTGATAGGAACATTAGGAATGAAAAGATTGAAGTagtgaaaaatgtaaataaatgtaaataaatcacaatgtaAACCCACCTGAACAGGACCCAGAGCGTTACTAGTAaatttttggggattttttttcccttttttgtattgttatcaAATGCGTTTTTTTGTCTAAGAAATACCACCCATAAAGGCACAGCCAAGCACTTAAAAAGGCTTTACGGCATTCAAACCCCCAGAACATAAGCAAAAATCTTGAATATTGACTTAGAAAAACGAAAAGGAGGGAAGGGTGTGGTTCAGGTTTCATCAGATACTTGGTTTGGCACATTTTTAGGTCTTGATAAAGATAAACGTGTCCAGGAAAAAgaggacatctggtcaccctatgGAAATATACGACAATATACAGCTGATAGGAACATTAGGAATGAAAAGATTGAAGTagtgaaaaatgtaaataaatcacaatgtaAACCCACCTGAAcctttttttgggtttttttttttccttttttctattGTTATGAaatgcgttttctttttttttgtctaagaAATACCAGCCTTAAAGGTACAACCAAGCACTTAAAAGGCTTACGGCATTCAAACCCCCAGAACAtgagcaaaaaaatatttatatggCCATACTTTTTGTATCAACCAAAAAATATTCTGGCCTGTGACTTTGTGCATTTAGTAAATTCtggagtttgacacccctggccTGACCCCTATATAGAACCATATATAGTTATGGATTACACCATTACACCACAGCGATTTGAGACACGGGGTAAGACTAACATCTTTGGTTCCAGTTCCTGTGGGAAGAAGTTGTCCCAGTTGTCTATAAAGCGTCCGCAGGAtggattgtttatttttaacaaacaaatacaaatgaaaccCCCGCTCACCTCTATCACTGTATCAGCTTGGAAGCGGAACTGCTGTTCACCCGACACTACGTTGTATGCAGagctttcttcttgtttttgaatTTAACGAACATAAATTTGGCTAGCTATCGCTGAAAGCTTCAGCTTTTGTTGTGCGTTCGCTTGGCTCTCTGATCCAGCATTGTATTTCGAAAGTTGCATTTTCCTTCCTGTTTGCTTTGGGCTCTTGACTGCACCCCTCTGCTTTTATGCGTCACTTGATGTCttcaaacagtttgattttgATGTGAGAGTGTGGAGATCGTGGCTCCCACTCATGAACTGCAtgtgttctgtatgtgtgtgtacgtccAGGTGTCTAAGAGGCTCAATCACAGGGTAAGAACTGTTGTCTCATCAGCATATTGTGTAAGAGAAATAAAGTACAACATGCATATAAAGAATTAATATTAGTTGGAAACTCCTCTGAGCATATGGCCTCTAATTTGGCCTTGGCACCTCACTCAGCTCATGTAACACTGGCTCATAAAAGCCAATGTAGACAAACAGAACCCAAtgcaacagaaatattatactaatgcattagttatttattcaagaaaatcaATCATTAATACACGCCTGTTAgctgcaaaagtaagtgaacccttgttttcagtatctgctgtgagcaGCCATCGTTTCATTTCCGGTAACTTCTGATCTGTCTCTGGAAATTGAGCCACTATTACATATCAGGTTAATTCTGGGGTCAAAGTAGAGTCCTAGAGTCTCAACAGACCAAACTAGATTAATGTTTGATACCTTTTACATTCTTGTTTATTGGCCCAAGCAGTTATCGCCTTCTTATTGTTCTTCATTTCCACCATGAAGGCCACAGTTTACTCTGAACATTTGATGTTGACATGTGTCACTTGAACTCCACTGAAGCGGACTCTTAATCTGGTTATTTATGGTTTCTGAGGCTGGTAGTTCATCCATGAATGAAGGGAGGAGCTCACGTGAAAATACCTACGATGTggcgcatactgcctactgccattggctaggctagttagctggtgtcttctagttggttgctagctgctagctgactgctagcctgctggtctgttttcagttggactgggcttctaaatgtgttttgggtttgtaacatcttatcctgtgtaataattaaTGGCAGCACTGGATTGTTTTTACAACTGCGCTTGGTGAAGTTCTTGAAATATCTTGGCTACTGGTGCTTATTGTTTGAGATATTATTGAAAAAGGCTCTGAGAATAAAGGGAAATTAATATTTGTCAGATCATACAGGTGAAGTTGTGCTGGAAAAGAAAGATACCAGACATGCGTATGGTAAACATTTTTGTCTTATGTGGTATACAAAGGCAGAAGTATCCAAAACAGGCTAAGATCTTTAAGGAAGTGCAGCAGGGTAGGCAGGTACAAAAGACGGttgaaatctaaataaaaagagaaacaaggtGAATGGAACAAGAGAAAACAGGTTGGAACACAAGCAAACGGGTTACTCAACGTACGACAAAGAAGGTAGGGATAAAACTAAACGAAACGAAACAATCAAAGGGGTGAAACACATGCTAAGGCGTTGAACCAACTAACTGGTCTGTGTTATGTGTAGCCCCTTCCAGGTCTGAGGTATGGGGCGCAGGTCAAAGTGTTCCAGAACCAGCAGGTTCCTCTGCTTCCTGGAGAAACCATCCAGACGACAGGTACCTccatcacactgtttattttacagtagtTGTTTAAACACTAGGTTGCTAGTGAATCAGTAATTTATGAAAGTGGATCAGGGCCACtgataaaacaaacatcatgtaTTTCGagcaaataattatttttttatgagttCTGACTTTAGTCTGAGAATTCTGACTATTTTCCAGAATAATGACttgtttttctcagaattcagatttttttctgaaaattctGAAACAAAAGtcaattttctgtcttttttctcagaattcttattttaatttcagaatttcttttttttcatagaaTTTGACTTTAACttcagaattttgactttttttgactcaaaattctgacttttgtctCAGAATTTCTGAATTCTTAGAAAGTCAGtaatgtcagaattctgagatcaTTATTTCagaattcaatattttttctcagaattcaatgttttttctcagaattctgagaaaaatgtCAGAACGCTGacttaatctcagaattctggcATTACTAACTTTATTCGTACGCTTTTTtgactttaaactcagaattcagagaaaaaaagtcagtaaAGTCAGAATTCTTTGATTGATGTaaaaattctgagattaaagtcagaagtaaaaaataaataaataaatcaataatttgCTCAAATTTAATCCTTTCCAATCTAACTTAtccattttgtttctgtgtgtgtgtgtgtttgccgaCATCCAGTCAAGGAGATAATGTACATTTGTCCATTCAGTGGTCTGATTACTGGAACTCTGACCATCACAGACTACAAGCTGTACTTCACAGAAGTGGAAAAGGTACAGTGGATTAGCTTTGTTATTCTTTAATGCGGAGACTGTCCACCATCATTTCTGTCTCGGTGCCAATGTCAGTCTGCTTATGTTCAGGAGTCTCCTTTCAACCTCGACGTGAACCTGGGAGTCATTAGCAGACTGGAAACCATCAGTGTTCTCAACCAGGGAGAAGACACCAAGGGTCTGGAACTTGTCTGCAAGGTACCACATTTAAAACTAGGGACGTCCTGCTGGTatcaatgtatttattatttggtttcAGTGTCAGGGCAAAGCAAATTTATATTCATCAACCGCTCTTAAATCAATGTCCTTATTGTCCAGCGATGGTGGTACACACCCACTGCTCCTCAGTCAGTCGTTCTACTGTTCAACACAATCTGATAATTACTTTCTTACTTGCCTACAGTAGTATTTATATAAACTAGatactcatctttttttttgtatcatatcGTGTGTCAAGCCTCCCACATACAATGCCTTACATGTTTTGTGTATCAGATATCCTATTACTTTTTGCAAACCCAATACCCTTTAAATTTTTTGCAGGGCCAGAATATACGTGGCTCAAATGATTTCCAGCATGGCTGCTGTGTAGATATCAGTTCTTTCCTCAATACGggcagtttttaaataaacgaatcggtagttatttattttaggtccgCTGTAAACCAAAAACACGTCCTTGATTcaatattagaaaaaaaaggctgcaaccaaacaacaacaaacactaaaGGTTTAAAagaacttctttttttaaacaagttcCCTGGagaaaaatcttccagagagggttagggactTTACGGCAGCGTTGAGTGATGGGAATGTTTTTGGAATTATCTTTGACAGAAAGATAATtctggactgaatccagttgACTCtcggagaagacaaggaaagactctTAGGAATCTACAGGGGAGGATCTTCAGGACATTTAAGATCGGTCCGATAGTCAATATTAAAAGATCGGTATTGGCTCAGGGGTGAAAAACTTGATCGGGATCATCCCTATTTACCACTGACAAAGGCAGCAAATGACCCATTTTCAAATATTCTCCCTTCATCAGGACATGAGGAGTCCCAGATTTGCCTACAagacacaggagagccagccgGATGTGGTGGAGATTCTGTCCAAACATgccttccctctctcccacaACCTGGTCAGTCTAATCTCACATGTCTGGTGTAAAAAGTTCCAACTGAAATGGAGTTTGCGCAAGCGCACTGTCGATTACCGTAAATACGTCAAGGTGTCAGTGGTTTCTGAATGGTTTCCTCCTCTCTTGGAagttcattgtttcatttaattttgtgaaatgtacaaaaaagcTGCAGGATGTTGAGAGTTTAAGACATTCTGGATATTTTGAGGCCTTTTTGtagtcaaaattaaaaaaagacgtGTCGTGCTACCCCTGCCATATGATGATGTTAGGAAACTTTGCTAATCTGTGGGCTGATGCTTCAGTCCAAATTCTGCCTTCACCTTCACATCAACTGCATTTAGTTCCATTACTGCATCCTGCATAGATGTTTACTTTTTCCTTTATGTTACTTCCTGTTGCAGTAGGTGCCTGCAGTACCAATTCACCACCACTATCAACATGGTAGTCTTAAAACCGAGGCCACTTGAGGCCAAACATGTGCCTCTGTTTCATGTTGACATCTTGAATGCCGTTGCTCCTGGTGTGAACACTTTGCAAGATTTATTTCAAAGGTTTAACGCCAAAGCTTTTAAATGTCCTGTGAGTGAAGTGATTTTGCCCAAATTGTGATGTGATTACGGTAACTCAAAGTGCTCTTGcgcaaacacatttgttttgaagCTTAAGCCCGACACCGTTCTGCAGAGACTTGATGCTAACACGTATCCTGTGGCTTCCTCCTGTAGCCTCAGTTTGCCTTCCTCTACAAGGAGCAGTTTCCTGTGGACGGCTGGAAAGTGTACGACCCAGTGGCCGAGTACAAGCGTCAGGTAAATGTCCTGAGAGGTTCAGTGAATGAGCCAACCACCTATCGGATCTGGCTAATGCGGTGGAGAGCGGAGCTAACCACGTGAAAACTACACTAGCATGCTAAGGCTGTAACAAATATGCTGCTGTTATTAGACTAATGGACActgagtgtgtctctgtgttaataTGTATGTTAACTGACTGGTGTCTTGCtggtgttattatttatattttacacaaaGCTAACTGATTAGCCCGTCGTATGCTAACTGATACAGTGTTACTACACTTATGATTTAATCATGAGGTGTCCCAAGTGTCTGCTAATTGTTTTTGCCATGTGACTGGATTTATCAGGGTCTCCCTAACGAAAGCTGGACCATCAGTAAGGTGAACAACACCTACCAGCTGTGCGACACGTATCCTTCCATCCTGGTCATCCCCACCAGCATAACGGAAGAGGACGTCAAACGGGTGGCCATGTTCAGAGCCAAACACCGAATACCGGTCAGCCCAAAGATATCACCACAAATTTGGTTTGTGTATCTTCGGTTTAAGTAGCAGCTAAACtggtcctgctcctcctgcaggtcTTGTCCTGGATCCATCCGGAGTCTCAGGCCACCATCGTGCGCTGCAGCCAGCCGTTGGTCGGACCCTCGGACCGTCGCTGCAAAGAAGACGAACACTTCCTCCAAATCATCATGGACGCCAACGCTCAGTCGCACAAGCTCAACATATTCGATGCCCGGCAGAGCAGCGTGGCCATCACCAACAAGGTccgtttttgttattttatgatattatttatattttctatccTGTTTTGTCCTACATCCAAACTCTGCTACTCCCACCGCATCCAGGCGAAGGACGGAGGGTTTGAAAGTGAAAGCTTCTACCCCAACGTGGAGCTGAACTTCCTGGAAATCCCAAATATCCATGTGATGAGGGAATCgctgaggaagatgaaggatGTGGTTTACCCCACCATAGACGAAGCCCACTGGCACTCTGCTATCGACCAGACACACTGGCTGGAGTACATAAGGGTAAATCACAAATAAGCAATGAATAGAACATACCAAAATATTCTGCAGTCTATACCAGGCATGTCCCCATCGATATCAGGTACCATCCAGGCCTGTAGCGTcaaaacatcttcttcctctctgctggcTAGCATCAAAAACCCCTTTtcacatgggattagttttacctggcgACGTCCcgtgattcagatattacccccATGCGTCTGTGTTTCTTGTGGTTTATTCatacaggataaacaaactctgagGTTTACTCAAATTATGATCCATAGTTGTGGCTCTGTTACTTTCCGTCTCACTGCACCGTCAGAGATGGTTTtcattactttgcaaattataatggataaaatatatttttgatgctaTTTATCTATTTAGTAATCAGCTCAgcctttacagatgaacacattaataattaatttaatgttttcatccgtctaaacggATGAATAGTTCAGAGACATCTCAACACTATGCCCTAAAAACTACCTAAAATTATAGCACatgattcttaagtgacaagaagcagaaaaaagcaGCACGGAAAAATGGAGCAAATAATATGTGAATGAATGGCTGCTTAGGACTTCAGTACCTTTAGGAATATCCCGAGGGggaattttgtttatttaagattagATCGGTCAATCCTGAATGATAAAAATTGTGCAaaaattgggggggggggggattgatCAGGACATCCCAAGTCTACACACTATTACCACctaaaagaggaaaacagttATGAAGTGGTTTTGTAATGTACTTTTGCATGCCTGTTGTGTGTAGCTGTTGTTAGCGGGAGCAGCGAAGATCGTGGATAAAGTGGAGTCTGGGAAGACTTCGGTGGTGGTTCACTGCAGTGACGGCTGGGACAGGACGGCTCAGCTCACCTCTCTGGCCATGCTGATGTTGGACAGCTACTACCGCACACTGAAAGGCTTCCAGGTGACACATCAACGGCATCAGCTATGTACTGAAGTCTTAATCTGTGCGAAATGATGAcgtgttaaatgtgtttgtgttcacaggtTCTGGTGGAGAAGGAGTGGCTGAGCTTTGGACACAAGTTTGCTGCTGTGAGACACAGAGAcgaatgttttttattttgaaaaatctaTGAAATCTTCATCATGGCTTCACAtaagatcaggcataacattatgaccacctttctaatggtttgtaggtctccattgtgcctccaaaccagctgtgactcatcagagaatggacatgttgTTAGTAGGGGTGTCTCTGTGGATGGAtaccaagtccaaaagtttcccaggagaacactgaattgccacaagatggtcataatgttatggctgatcggtgtatacataTAAGTCAGGCCAAGGAATcacatacatccacacacaTTTCCAGCACGGGAACATATAAAAGTGTGGGCTGAGTGGGTTCATCTGTTTCTGCTCTTACCTGATACACAacgtataatatatataatatatataaacttatttctgtctctgtcttttacAGCGCGTGGGTCACAGTGATGAGGATCATGCTAACTCAGAGCGCTCGCCTCTCTTCGTGCAGTTCATTGACTGTGTTTGGCAGATGACTCGGCAGGTGGGTAGCTCTTAATCAAAGATTCAAACGTCCACATCAAAAAGTCCCAAATAAAGAGTGAATATCTTTCTTTACAACCTATTTGAGCTTGCAGGCACATAGCGCCTTCCTTTTTCCCATGTTGTAGTGATGTTTGATGCCACtggtttcctttctgatccgataccaagtTAAATTCcaggcggcaacctccaggtctgagtgttgaaacccatgtggaagtgcgaaaaactgcagttcattgagcaaatccccatagacccccatgttaaaaagcccaacttcacagcattattaaacatgtttacaggctGGTAAAAACTTTGGGTCCTCtctgggcttcattttcgaggttcagaatccagtgggtgacaacacagtgggtttgtccatagtatatacaatatacaataaaaatatcaaattcagactggtatcggCAATATCAATCTGATACTGATAATATGAAAATTTAGTTCCTACAAGATCTCAATAGTTGCGTTACTTTCCACCGTGTTCCTGTTAATGATTACACATTAgcttgaatgactgaagtatcaaaagtatcaattTTAGaccataaagatctggtatcggaggtatcgatatttcagtatcgatccgtaCATCACTACCATGTAACTTTTGTCCTGTTCCGGCCTGTTTGAATGTCCCCTAATTCTGTGTTAGACGTTTGTAACCAGCTTTCCGTCAACTAATTACTCCATATTAGACACTTCTTTTGGGAATCCATGGGCAGCAGACCacatttatattacattatgtGATGAATTAGTAATGAAGATGcctacatttataaaaaaaaactctcaaatatctaaagctaaaacacttttaagcTGTCATGAGTTGGTTTTTCAGAAATATCGATATAAAATTTTATCACAAAattgcaatggaaacactttttatttctttttttttttcgaagtCCATCTTACTCAAAGTgaagtgacgagaatttaagagaattatgggatattacgagacgagactttacgaaaGTTACAGTTCTTTCGCAAAAcatctttcaatggaaacatgtacaaagttcaaatttctgaattttattttgggaagaactgtaatggaaacgcagctctTGGCTTCGTTAGAGCGTCATTAACCCTTAACGACTGGTAAGTATCCAACCagttagtggcaccagttttgTGGTTCCTGCAGAAACAAGTCTAAACATCAAACTGTCCATCA harbors:
- the mtmr1a gene encoding myotubularin-related protein 1a isoform X3: MEQEKTGWNTSKRVTQRTTKKPLPGLRYGAQVKVFQNQQVPLLPGETIQTTVKEIMYICPFSGLITGTLTITDYKLYFTEVEKESPFNLDVNLGVISRLETISVLNQGEDTKGLELVCKDMRSPRFAYKTQESQPDVVEILSKHAFPLSHNLPQFAFLYKEQFPVDGWKVYDPVAEYKRQGLPNESWTISKVNNTYQLCDTYPSILVIPTSITEEDVKRVAMFRAKHRIPVLSWIHPESQATIVRCSQPLVGPSDRRCKEDEHFLQIIMDANAQSHKLNIFDARQSSVAITNKAKDGGFESESFYPNVELNFLEIPNIHVMRESLRKMKDVVYPTIDEAHWHSAIDQTHWLEYIRLLLAGAAKIVDKVESGKTSVVVHCSDGWDRTAQLTSLAMLMLDSYYRTLKGFQVLVEKEWLSFGHKFAARVGHSDEDHANSERSPLFVQFIDCVWQMTRQFPAAFEFNELFLITVLDHLYSCLFGTFLFNSEQERAAEEVQSKTLSLWSYVNSQPEDFTNPFYVDYVNQVLFPLVSSRHLELWTSYYARWNPCMRPQVPINLTLKELLILRAELQKRVEELQRETSSLASSSEHSSSPIHSTGTPLHTAI
- the mtmr1a gene encoding myotubularin-related protein 1a isoform X2, which codes for MEKQAGAGAGSTDGVGPSRNPWGSATSSGSGAGDSLESPTGSHVEWCKQLIAATISSQISGSVHQPDILSRDNKPLPGLRYGAQVKVFQNQQVPLLPGETIQTTVKEIMYICPFSGLITGTLTITDYKLYFTEVEKESPFNLDVNLGVISRLETISVLNQGEDTKGLELVCKDMRSPRFAYKTQESQPDVVEILSKHAFPLSHNLPQFAFLYKEQFPVDGWKVYDPVAEYKRQGLPNESWTISKVNNTYQLCDTYPSILVIPTSITEEDVKRVAMFRAKHRIPVLSWIHPESQATIVRCSQPLVGPSDRRCKEDEHFLQIIMDANAQSHKLNIFDARQSSVAITNKAKDGGFESESFYPNVELNFLEIPNIHVMRESLRKMKDVVYPTIDEAHWHSAIDQTHWLEYIRLLLAGAAKIVDKVESGKTSVVVHCSDGWDRTAQLTSLAMLMLDSYYRTLKGFQVLVEKEWLSFGHKFAARVGHSDEDHANSERSPLFVQFIDCVWQMTRQFPAAFEFNELFLITVLDHLYSCLFGTFLFNSEQERAAEEVQSKTLSLWSYVNSQPEDFTNPFYVDYVNQVLFPLVSSRHLELWTSYYARWNPCMRPQVPINLTLKELLILRAELQKRVEELQRETSSLASSSEHSSSPIHSTGTPLHTAI
- the mtmr1a gene encoding myotubularin-related protein 1a isoform X1: MEKQAGAGAGSTDGVGPSRNPWGSATSSGSGAGDSLESPTGSHVEWCKQLIAATISSQISGSVHQPDILSRDNKVSKRLNHRPLPGLRYGAQVKVFQNQQVPLLPGETIQTTVKEIMYICPFSGLITGTLTITDYKLYFTEVEKESPFNLDVNLGVISRLETISVLNQGEDTKGLELVCKDMRSPRFAYKTQESQPDVVEILSKHAFPLSHNLPQFAFLYKEQFPVDGWKVYDPVAEYKRQGLPNESWTISKVNNTYQLCDTYPSILVIPTSITEEDVKRVAMFRAKHRIPVLSWIHPESQATIVRCSQPLVGPSDRRCKEDEHFLQIIMDANAQSHKLNIFDARQSSVAITNKAKDGGFESESFYPNVELNFLEIPNIHVMRESLRKMKDVVYPTIDEAHWHSAIDQTHWLEYIRLLLAGAAKIVDKVESGKTSVVVHCSDGWDRTAQLTSLAMLMLDSYYRTLKGFQVLVEKEWLSFGHKFAARVGHSDEDHANSERSPLFVQFIDCVWQMTRQFPAAFEFNELFLITVLDHLYSCLFGTFLFNSEQERAAEEVQSKTLSLWSYVNSQPEDFTNPFYVDYVNQVLFPLVSSRHLELWTSYYARWNPCMRPQVPINLTLKELLILRAELQKRVEELQRETSSLASSSEHSSSPIHSTGTPLHTAI